Proteins from one Microbacterium faecale genomic window:
- a CDS encoding ArsR/SmtB family transcription factor, producing MSQSWSARPLYEVKAGLFRGLSHPFRIRILELLADGDEHSVAELQDLTELEASHLSQHLAVLRRHRLVVSERRASHVYYRIVSPAVAELLAVARALLTEFVSADAARAGDVAALPELP from the coding sequence ATGTCGCAATCTTGGAGTGCTCGTCCTCTGTACGAGGTGAAGGCCGGCCTGTTCCGCGGGCTGTCGCATCCGTTTCGGATCCGCATCCTCGAGCTGCTCGCCGACGGTGACGAGCACTCCGTCGCCGAGCTGCAGGACCTGACCGAGCTCGAAGCCTCGCACCTGTCGCAGCACCTCGCCGTCCTGCGCCGGCATCGCCTCGTCGTCTCCGAACGTCGAGCGAGCCACGTCTACTACCGCATCGTCTCCCCCGCTGTCGCCGAGCTGCTCGCCGTGGCGCGCGCGCTGCTGACCGAGTTCGTGAGCGCCGATGCCGCACGGGCGGGCGACGTCGCAGCGCTTCCGGAGCTGCCGTGA
- a CDS encoding SulP family inorganic anion transporter, which translates to MTHEPDHDTARRAPAILRAARQARALFPSLADYRRLRRTWKTDLVAGITVGVVALPLALGFGVSSGVSAEAGLITAVVAGLIAAVFGGSNVQVSGPTGAMVVVLLPIVATHGVTAIAAVSVLAGLIVVLAGALRLGRAVSFIPWPVIEGFTVGIAAIIFLQQVPLVTTPTQVEVGEHSSNAVVAAVQSLTAADWSYLPWSLGAAAIVAACTTLLPRLHRGIPGSLIGIIVVTLLSLAIANPLGVIGTLPNTLPAPSLPAVDAETFSALLLPALTVAALAAIESLLSARVAATLDDTGPYDADRELFGQGLASIGSGLFGGMPATGAIARTAVNVRSGGRTRLSSVVHALVLLAIVFIAAGPVGTIPLAALAGVLMVTATRMVQPARVVSLMRSTRADAITFVVTAVVTVSFDLVIAVLVGVVLLGVVAIRNLSSATHVEREPIHGLPQAGDERIAILRLDGPLIFASSERVFDTTMKIDGVTVVILRMSQLELIDASGAHVLTEIVQALERRGVTVLIKGVQEGHERLFRSVGVLASLRHHEHLFADMETAIAHARSHVGRGSASPG; encoded by the coding sequence GTGACCCACGAGCCTGATCACGACACTGCACGCCGCGCGCCCGCGATCCTCCGCGCCGCGCGACAGGCGCGCGCTTTGTTCCCCTCGCTCGCCGACTACCGCCGGCTGCGCCGCACGTGGAAGACCGATCTCGTGGCGGGGATCACCGTCGGCGTCGTCGCGCTGCCGCTCGCGCTGGGATTCGGCGTGAGCTCAGGGGTCAGCGCGGAAGCCGGCCTCATCACCGCGGTCGTCGCGGGCCTCATCGCGGCCGTCTTCGGCGGATCAAACGTACAGGTCTCGGGCCCCACTGGCGCGATGGTTGTCGTCCTGCTGCCCATCGTCGCGACGCACGGCGTGACCGCGATCGCCGCCGTCAGCGTCCTGGCGGGCCTCATCGTGGTGCTCGCGGGCGCTCTGCGCCTGGGGCGCGCGGTCTCGTTCATTCCGTGGCCCGTCATCGAGGGCTTCACTGTCGGCATCGCAGCGATCATCTTCCTGCAGCAGGTGCCGCTCGTCACCACCCCCACGCAGGTCGAGGTCGGCGAGCACAGCTCGAACGCGGTCGTCGCCGCCGTCCAGTCGCTCACCGCCGCCGACTGGAGCTATCTACCGTGGTCACTCGGCGCCGCCGCCATCGTCGCGGCGTGCACGACCCTCCTTCCGCGTCTCCATCGGGGCATCCCCGGATCGCTGATCGGCATCATCGTCGTCACGCTGCTGAGCCTCGCGATCGCGAATCCCCTCGGTGTCATCGGAACGCTTCCGAACACGCTCCCGGCACCGTCACTGCCCGCGGTCGACGCGGAGACCTTCTCCGCACTCCTCCTGCCCGCGCTCACGGTGGCTGCGCTAGCGGCGATCGAATCGCTGCTGTCAGCGCGCGTCGCCGCAACACTCGACGACACCGGACCGTATGACGCCGACCGTGAACTGTTCGGCCAAGGCCTCGCCTCGATCGGGTCCGGGCTCTTCGGCGGCATGCCCGCCACCGGCGCGATCGCTCGCACGGCCGTCAACGTGCGCTCCGGCGGGCGCACGCGACTCTCGTCTGTCGTGCACGCGCTCGTCCTGCTCGCCATCGTCTTCATCGCCGCCGGTCCAGTCGGCACGATTCCCCTCGCCGCGCTCGCTGGCGTCCTGATGGTCACCGCGACACGCATGGTGCAGCCCGCGCGCGTCGTCTCGCTCATGCGGTCCACGCGGGCCGATGCGATCACCTTCGTGGTGACGGCCGTCGTGACGGTCTCCTTCGATCTGGTGATCGCCGTGCTGGTGGGAGTCGTCCTCCTCGGCGTCGTCGCGATCCGTAACCTGTCGAGCGCCACCCACGTCGAGCGTGAGCCGATTCACGGACTCCCGCAGGCTGGGGATGAGCGCATCGCCATCTTGCGCCTCGACGGCCCGCTCATCTTCGCGTCGTCGGAGCGGGTGTTCGACACGACGATGAAGATCGACGGCGTCACCGTCGTCATTCTGCGTATGTCCCAGTTGGAGCTCATCGACGCCAGCGGCGCCCACGTGCTCACCGAGATCGTGCAGGCGCTGGAGCGCCGCGGGGTCACCGTGCTGATCAAGGGCGTCCAGGAAGGCCACGAGCGCCTCTTCCGATCCGTCGGAGTGCTCGCCTCCCTGCGCCACCACGAGCACCTCTTCGCGGACATGGAGACAGCCATCGCGCACGCGCGCAGCCACGTCGGGCGCGGGAGCGCCTCCCCCGGCTGA
- a CDS encoding PTS sugar transporter subunit IIA: MSLADDLPKSAIVTRAHASDWRAAIQLAGGALTASGATTAAYTDEMIAAVEKHGPYIVIAPGFALAHSRPSPAVLHTGLSWVALAEPVDFGSGTNDPVRLVVGLAALDHDSHIETMAALAGILSDEAVLSELIAAETAAEVHAILGRVP; this comes from the coding sequence ATGAGCCTGGCCGATGACCTTCCCAAGTCCGCCATCGTCACGCGTGCGCACGCGTCGGACTGGCGGGCGGCGATCCAGCTCGCGGGCGGTGCCCTCACGGCCTCCGGCGCGACGACCGCTGCGTACACGGACGAGATGATCGCTGCCGTCGAGAAGCATGGCCCGTACATCGTGATTGCGCCGGGCTTCGCGCTCGCACATTCTCGTCCCTCCCCCGCAGTCCTGCACACCGGGCTGAGCTGGGTGGCGCTGGCCGAACCGGTCGACTTCGGCAGCGGAACGAACGACCCCGTCCGGCTGGTGGTCGGCCTGGCGGCGCTCGACCACGACTCACACATCGAGACCATGGCGGCACTCGCCGGCATTCTCTCCGACGAAGCGGTGCTCAGCGAGCTGATCGCCGCCGAGACGGCGGCGGAGGTGCACGCCATTCTCGGCCGTGTCCCCTGA
- a CDS encoding ATP-binding cassette domain-containing protein, whose product MIRVRSLTKRYGKKVAVGGIDFTVEPGKVTGFLGPNGAGKSTTMRMIVGLDRPTGGVAEVNGRAYRDLPAPLHEAGVLLDARAAHRRRTAYKHLLAIAATHGIATTRVHEVIETAGLTSVADQRVGGFSLGMGQRLGIATALLGDPPTIILDEPVNGLDPDGILWIRALLRRLAAEGRTVLLSSHLMSEMMQTADHLIVIGQGRILADGPMHEVVANATRSAVRARTPQVAELISAVATAEITVTSLPDGAIEIVGASAERVATQAAAAGVVLHELTTVAGSLEDAYLALTAHDTEYRAASADPMPKGAGR is encoded by the coding sequence ATGATCCGAGTCAGATCCCTGACGAAGCGCTACGGCAAGAAAGTTGCCGTAGGCGGCATCGACTTCACCGTCGAACCAGGGAAGGTCACGGGATTTCTGGGGCCGAACGGCGCTGGGAAATCGACCACGATGCGCATGATCGTCGGCCTGGACCGACCGACTGGCGGCGTCGCGGAGGTCAATGGCCGCGCGTATCGCGATCTTCCCGCGCCGCTTCACGAGGCGGGTGTGCTGCTCGACGCCCGGGCCGCACACCGTCGCCGCACCGCGTACAAGCACCTGCTCGCCATCGCCGCGACCCATGGCATCGCCACCACTCGCGTGCACGAGGTCATCGAGACCGCCGGGCTCACCTCCGTCGCGGACCAGCGCGTCGGTGGTTTCTCACTCGGCATGGGCCAGCGCCTCGGCATCGCGACGGCGCTCCTCGGAGACCCGCCGACGATCATCCTGGACGAGCCGGTCAACGGCCTCGACCCGGACGGCATCCTCTGGATCCGTGCCCTGCTGCGCCGACTCGCCGCTGAGGGGCGAACGGTGCTGCTCTCGTCGCACCTGATGAGCGAGATGATGCAGACCGCCGATCACCTCATCGTGATCGGGCAGGGCCGGATCCTCGCGGACGGTCCGATGCACGAGGTGGTCGCGAATGCAACGCGTTCCGCCGTCCGCGCCCGGACTCCGCAGGTCGCGGAGCTGATCTCGGCGGTCGCGACCGCCGAGATCACCGTCACGTCGCTCCCGGACGGAGCGATCGAGATCGTCGGAGCCTCCGCCGAGCGCGTCGCTACGCAGGCAGCCGCCGCGGGTGTTGTGCTCCACGAGCTGACGACCGTGGCAGGATCCCTCGAAGACGCATACCTCGCGTTGACCGCACACGACACCGAATACCGGGCGGCCTCCGCCGACCCGATGCCGAAAGGAGCAGGCCGATGA
- a CDS encoding PTS ascorbate transporter subunit IIC: MEWLVVVLEFIGQQILNVPAYLIGLITAIGLMALKRPSGKVIGGGLKAAMGFLILGAGAGVVTASLTPLGDLILSVTGAQGVIPTNEVITAIASEEYGATSAYVLVLGFLVMLVFARFTPLKYIFLTGHHMVFMALLLSVVLTVGFGEELSWLVVIVGALLLGVIMVVMPAFAQPWMKKITGDDTIAMGHFGTAGYIAAGAAGQITGRRSRSTEEIKFPQGLSFLRDSMVATALSMVLIYMVFAIWGLIAQPEQAMEILGGDDAGATIMAGFAQALQFGVGVAVILYGVRTVLGELVPAFQGIAEKVVPGARPALDIPIVFPYAPNGVLIGFLTSFAGGLVTLGVIAIWLNPALGLALILPGMVPHFFTGGGAGVFGNATGGRIGAAVGGFVNGVIITILPAVLLLVLGELGFSNSTFGDADFGWYGTLVGMSVMGPTGVGVLLSILLATVLVIAASVFQVRVVNRGWIPGAKRDAFLAEKEAAEA; encoded by the coding sequence ATGGAGTGGTTAGTCGTCGTCCTAGAGTTCATCGGGCAGCAGATCCTCAACGTGCCTGCGTACTTGATTGGGCTCATCACCGCCATCGGCTTGATGGCACTGAAGAGGCCGTCGGGCAAAGTTATCGGCGGCGGCCTGAAGGCCGCGATGGGATTCCTGATCCTGGGCGCTGGCGCGGGCGTCGTGACGGCGTCTCTCACACCGCTCGGCGATCTCATCCTCTCCGTGACGGGAGCGCAGGGTGTCATCCCCACCAACGAGGTGATCACGGCGATCGCGTCGGAGGAGTACGGGGCGACGAGCGCCTACGTGCTGGTTCTGGGCTTCCTGGTGATGCTCGTGTTCGCGCGCTTCACGCCGCTGAAGTACATCTTCCTCACCGGGCACCACATGGTGTTCATGGCTCTCCTGCTGAGCGTCGTGCTCACGGTCGGGTTCGGCGAGGAGCTCAGCTGGCTCGTCGTCATCGTCGGCGCGCTGTTGCTCGGCGTGATCATGGTCGTGATGCCGGCGTTCGCGCAGCCGTGGATGAAGAAGATCACTGGCGACGACACGATCGCCATGGGGCACTTCGGCACCGCCGGGTACATCGCGGCCGGTGCTGCCGGGCAGATCACGGGACGACGCAGCCGCTCGACCGAGGAGATCAAGTTCCCGCAGGGACTGAGCTTCCTGCGAGACTCGATGGTCGCCACCGCCCTGTCGATGGTGCTGATCTACATGGTGTTCGCGATCTGGGGCCTCATCGCCCAGCCCGAGCAGGCCATGGAGATTCTCGGCGGTGACGACGCGGGCGCGACGATCATGGCCGGGTTCGCCCAGGCCCTGCAGTTCGGCGTCGGCGTGGCCGTCATCCTCTACGGCGTCCGCACAGTGCTCGGAGAGCTCGTCCCGGCGTTCCAGGGCATCGCGGAGAAGGTCGTGCCGGGCGCACGGCCCGCCCTCGACATCCCGATTGTGTTCCCGTACGCCCCCAACGGCGTCCTGATCGGATTCCTCACGTCGTTCGCCGGCGGGCTCGTTACGCTGGGCGTCATCGCGATCTGGCTGAATCCGGCACTCGGGCTCGCGCTCATCCTCCCCGGCATGGTGCCGCACTTCTTCACCGGTGGTGGCGCCGGCGTGTTCGGAAACGCCACGGGTGGTCGCATCGGTGCGGCCGTCGGCGGGTTCGTGAACGGCGTGATCATCACGATCCTGCCCGCGGTGCTGCTGCTCGTCCTCGGCGAGCTCGGCTTCTCGAACAGCACGTTCGGCGACGCTGACTTCGGCTGGTACGGCACTCTCGTCGGCATGAGCGTCATGGGTCCGACCGGCGTCGGAGTCCTCCTCAGCATCCTGCTCGCGACCGTGCTCGTCATCGCGGCATCCGTCTTTCAGGTGAGAGTAGTCAACCGCGGCTGGATCCCCGGAGCCAAACGCGACGCCTTCCTCGCCGAGAAGGAGGCCGCCGAAGCGTGA
- a CDS encoding YciE/YciF ferroxidase family protein gives MSQETLETPIDLLRFQLRTTMSMEEDSLAALGDLEKAAPSTEVQELFRHHAEETREQIDNLRKVFDLFEFPVSTAGSPATKGISSQAHSLIERTSKPLLDQVTLTCALGNEHYEISVYQSLIVAATAQAATEAVALLNSNLDQETHTSEELHATLKQLAG, from the coding sequence ATGTCTCAGGAGACGCTCGAAACGCCGATCGACCTGTTGCGGTTCCAGCTGCGAACGACGATGTCCATGGAGGAGGACTCGCTGGCCGCCTTGGGCGACCTCGAGAAGGCCGCTCCGTCGACGGAGGTGCAAGAGCTGTTCCGCCACCACGCGGAGGAGACCCGAGAGCAGATCGACAATCTGCGTAAGGTGTTCGACCTGTTCGAGTTCCCGGTATCGACAGCGGGCTCGCCCGCGACGAAGGGGATCTCGAGTCAGGCCCATTCGCTCATCGAGCGCACGTCGAAGCCGCTTCTCGACCAGGTCACGCTGACGTGTGCATTGGGCAACGAGCACTACGAGATCTCTGTGTACCAGTCGCTCATCGTGGCGGCGACGGCCCAGGCGGCGACGGAAGCCGTGGCGTTGCTCAACAGCAACCTTGACCAGGAGACGCACACCAGTGAAGAGCTCCACGCGACGCTGAAGCAGCTCGCGGGGTGA
- a CDS encoding ROK family protein yields the protein MPRGAPTGSGVVLDLIRDGITTRTELLDRLGWSRVTLGRRLDELLGHDIIAPAGSRASGGGRPRESFAVNGDAGVLLAMDIGSSHTRVGITDLVSDVLCEDEADIGLYDGPDEIFSWARQVFDFLLRGVGRTHADVRGIGIGVPGPVDSATGRLGSPQLDPRWDGVEVRDRLWPMRDDAVIVVDRDVNILAVGEARLGRPDLDDLIVVKAGIGVGSAFVLDGRIYRGSRGGAGQLSAPLRDRLSEPLRRLETVASGGTVRDALNRGAHHLRTSADIVTLAESGDEETVALVEEVGETIGYALADAVGLLNPSAVIIGGNLSEVGERFIGAIRRSIFGASHVFARQGLTVERARLGEKAGVHGASLLAQDALFDAERISILTRPAARD from the coding sequence ATGCCGCGAGGTGCGCCAACCGGATCCGGGGTGGTCCTCGACCTCATCCGCGACGGGATCACGACGCGCACCGAGCTGCTCGACAGGCTGGGGTGGTCGCGCGTCACGCTCGGCCGACGCCTCGATGAGCTGCTGGGTCACGACATCATCGCACCGGCCGGCTCCCGCGCGAGCGGCGGCGGACGGCCGCGCGAGTCCTTCGCAGTGAACGGCGACGCCGGCGTTCTCCTCGCGATGGACATCGGCAGCTCCCACACCCGCGTCGGCATCACCGACCTCGTCAGCGACGTATTGTGCGAGGACGAGGCAGACATCGGGTTGTACGACGGCCCGGACGAAATCTTCTCCTGGGCGCGGCAGGTGTTCGACTTCCTCCTCCGCGGCGTGGGGCGCACGCACGCCGACGTGCGCGGCATCGGCATCGGCGTTCCCGGACCCGTCGACTCGGCAACCGGGCGGCTGGGAAGCCCGCAGCTCGACCCCCGGTGGGACGGCGTCGAAGTCCGCGACCGACTGTGGCCGATGCGCGACGACGCGGTTATCGTCGTCGATCGGGACGTGAACATCCTCGCTGTCGGCGAAGCGCGACTCGGACGACCGGACCTCGACGATCTCATCGTCGTGAAAGCCGGGATCGGCGTGGGATCCGCATTCGTGCTCGACGGGCGGATCTACCGCGGCTCGCGGGGCGGAGCGGGCCAGCTGAGCGCGCCGCTGCGTGACCGCCTAAGCGAGCCGCTGCGCCGCCTCGAGACGGTGGCGAGCGGGGGGACGGTGCGCGATGCCCTGAACCGCGGCGCACATCACCTGCGCACGAGTGCAGACATCGTCACGCTCGCCGAGTCGGGCGACGAGGAAACGGTCGCGCTCGTCGAAGAGGTCGGCGAGACGATCGGATACGCACTTGCCGATGCGGTCGGCCTCCTCAACCCCTCGGCAGTCATCATCGGCGGCAACCTCTCCGAGGTCGGTGAACGCTTCATCGGCGCGATTCGGCGCTCGATCTTCGGCGCGTCCCACGTCTTCGCCCGCCAGGGACTCACCGTCGAGCGGGCCCGCCTCGGCGAGAAGGCGGGCGTACACGGCGCATCCCTGCTCGCGCAGGACGCGCTGTTCGATGCAGAGCGCATCAGCATCCTCACTCGACCCGCCGCCCGTGACTGA
- a CDS encoding ABC transporter permease, with protein MTSLATKPGRADDRATRVPFRGVVRSEWIKFTSVPSSFLAIAGIAAVGLGGSVFLGATLESSGVPSVPSLERTMNDVLSPMVILGQIIAGILGVMSSGAEYASGSMQTTVLASPRRVRILWAKVIVVFAAVTVTSLLTAIVSWAVSFAFYAPHGLEAPLDAPGVLLAIIGSGVYLGCCAMFGVGIGMLVRSTTAGAVLVFVVTLLGPILASVLPYGLFSRVVRAMLLGNAGDAMARVHDMPGPFLDIWGGHISPGAGWMIAAAWVVLALTLGAVALKKRDA; from the coding sequence ATGACGTCGCTGGCCACGAAGCCCGGGCGCGCTGACGACCGCGCGACACGGGTCCCGTTCCGGGGCGTCGTGAGGTCCGAATGGATCAAGTTCACGAGTGTGCCCTCCTCCTTTCTCGCGATCGCAGGAATCGCCGCCGTCGGACTCGGCGGCAGCGTATTCCTCGGCGCCACACTCGAGTCGTCCGGTGTGCCCTCGGTCCCCTCGCTCGAACGAACGATGAATGACGTGCTCTCACCGATGGTGATCCTCGGCCAGATCATCGCCGGGATCCTCGGGGTCATGTCGAGCGGAGCCGAGTACGCATCCGGATCCATGCAGACGACGGTGCTCGCGAGCCCGCGCCGCGTCCGCATCCTCTGGGCGAAGGTGATCGTCGTGTTTGCCGCCGTCACGGTGACGAGCCTCCTCACGGCGATCGTGTCGTGGGCGGTCTCGTTCGCCTTCTATGCTCCGCACGGGCTCGAAGCCCCCCTCGATGCGCCCGGCGTGCTGCTCGCGATCATCGGATCCGGCGTCTACCTCGGCTGCTGTGCCATGTTCGGCGTCGGCATCGGCATGCTCGTGCGCTCGACGACGGCCGGAGCCGTCCTCGTGTTCGTGGTGACGCTGCTCGGCCCGATCCTCGCGTCGGTCCTCCCTTACGGTCTGTTCTCTCGGGTGGTCCGCGCAATGCTGCTCGGCAACGCCGGTGATGCCATGGCGCGCGTGCACGACATGCCGGGACCCTTCCTCGACATCTGGGGCGGCCACATCAGCCCCGGCGCAGGCTGGATGATCGCGGCCGCGTGGGTCGTCCTCGCTCTGACGCTTGGAGCGGTCGCTCTGAAGAAGCGCGACGCATGA
- a CDS encoding DUF4352 domain-containing protein, which yields MSEPQGPYGHVPDSGSGDAGSHPSGHGAPQQAPYAQQGQQLDYGPGGGPGTRPPTSPGRGTPWYARWYLWVAVATVIVAGAAIAAVVIFGPSMFGATGGEERPPATQSPSPEEDPGDGTGEPPSDDTGEPGQELALGESVAIGEDWEVVVDDPNMDATSDLLDRGNPEPPEGTVYVTINLTATNTGDEAAQIYDNIAMAYVDESGEQFLTSTAVAPDDAYLLSETPVGQSDSGNYVFEVPEGSEGGYWLVRVRTPHFTGPTFTYANE from the coding sequence ATGAGCGAGCCGCAAGGACCATACGGCCACGTGCCCGATTCCGGTAGCGGGGACGCAGGGTCTCACCCGTCCGGGCACGGAGCACCGCAGCAGGCACCGTACGCGCAGCAGGGCCAGCAGTTGGACTACGGTCCCGGTGGTGGACCGGGAACGCGCCCGCCGACCAGTCCCGGACGCGGGACCCCGTGGTATGCGCGCTGGTATCTGTGGGTCGCGGTCGCGACCGTCATCGTCGCGGGGGCGGCCATCGCCGCGGTCGTCATTTTCGGACCGTCGATGTTCGGTGCGACCGGCGGCGAGGAACGTCCGCCCGCGACGCAGTCGCCCTCGCCTGAGGAAGATCCGGGCGACGGAACGGGAGAGCCTCCGAGCGACGACACCGGCGAGCCGGGACAGGAACTGGCTCTGGGTGAGTCGGTGGCCATCGGCGAGGACTGGGAAGTCGTTGTGGATGATCCGAACATGGACGCGACCAGCGACTTGCTCGACCGCGGCAACCCCGAGCCACCCGAGGGCACCGTTTACGTGACCATCAACCTCACCGCCACGAACACGGGCGATGAAGCGGCGCAAATCTATGACAACATCGCCATGGCGTACGTCGATGAGAGCGGTGAGCAGTTCCTCACGTCGACGGCGGTCGCTCCCGATGACGCGTACCTGCTCTCGGAGACGCCCGTCGGGCAGAGCGACAGCGGGAACTATGTGTTCGAAGTCCCCGAGGGCAGCGAGGGCGGCTACTGGTTGGTTCGCGTGCGCACTCCCCACTTCACCGGGCCGACCTTCACCTATGCGAACGAATAG
- a CDS encoding transketolase family protein, protein MSSRATNPASRPDPSPIVGARDRAEERAVAAAIAIPAVAVQAKGHGHAGTAMALAPLAHVLFQRILRHDPSEPTWEGRDRFVLSAGHASMLLYTQLFLSGYGLEIDDLAASRTLGARTPGHPELGVTPGVEMSTGPLGQGVASAVGIALAARRDAAMHGGDDVWDPTVYVLAGDGCLQEGVSGEASSHAATVGLDNLVMIWDDNRITIDGGTHLAFDEDVRARYRAYGWRVLEIDDFRDLAQIERVLTAARTRDGRPTFVAVQSVIGAPAPNRAGTSAAHAGGFGADEVGRVLEALGYATDAALHELAGDEVLAVTRAARERGIELRRAWEDRRARWREQHPDAARRRDALAASGAEALSLLDGIATPAEGERIATRKTNGAVMRGLQTWGGLWGGSADLSESTAVAVPGSPVSRENPAGDVIAFGVREHAMAGILSGIALHGLWRPYGSTYLAFSDYQRPAIRLAALMNLPVVLIYTHDSVAVGEDGPTHQPVEQIASLRTVPGLTVVRPADAVEVVAAWRAILADPDGPVALVLSRQDLPVLPDRIDAAAGVRQGGYVVWQHGDGRDVALLATGSEVALAVEAARVLAADDVDVRVVSMPSVEWFARAGADVQERVLPPQVRARVAVEAGRGDAWYRWVGASGRVVGVEEFGESGPGPEVLTRAGISVDAVIAAAREQLAAD, encoded by the coding sequence ATGTCATCCCGTGCGACGAACCCAGCGTCCCGTCCCGATCCGTCACCCATCGTCGGTGCTCGCGATCGCGCCGAGGAGCGCGCCGTCGCCGCGGCGATCGCGATCCCGGCCGTCGCGGTGCAGGCGAAGGGTCACGGTCACGCAGGCACGGCGATGGCTCTCGCTCCGTTGGCTCACGTGCTGTTCCAGCGTATTCTGCGCCACGACCCGTCCGAGCCCACATGGGAGGGTCGCGACAGATTCGTCCTGTCCGCGGGTCACGCGAGCATGCTGCTTTACACGCAGCTGTTCCTCAGCGGCTACGGCCTCGAGATCGACGACCTCGCCGCGAGTCGCACGCTCGGCGCGCGCACCCCTGGGCACCCTGAGCTCGGCGTGACCCCTGGCGTCGAGATGTCCACGGGGCCCCTCGGCCAGGGCGTCGCCAGTGCGGTCGGCATCGCCCTCGCAGCGCGACGGGACGCCGCGATGCACGGCGGCGACGACGTGTGGGACCCGACGGTCTACGTCCTCGCCGGCGACGGCTGCCTCCAGGAGGGGGTCTCGGGCGAGGCTTCGAGTCACGCGGCGACCGTTGGGCTCGACAATCTCGTGATGATCTGGGACGACAACCGCATCACCATCGACGGGGGGACGCACCTCGCCTTCGATGAGGATGTCCGTGCGCGCTACCGCGCGTACGGCTGGCGAGTGCTGGAGATCGATGACTTCCGCGACCTCGCGCAGATCGAGAGGGTGCTCACGGCGGCGCGGACGCGAGACGGCCGGCCGACGTTCGTCGCCGTCCAGAGCGTGATCGGTGCGCCCGCGCCGAACCGTGCAGGTACGAGCGCCGCGCACGCCGGCGGATTCGGCGCAGATGAAGTGGGCCGCGTCCTCGAAGCGCTGGGGTACGCCACCGATGCCGCGCTCCACGAGCTCGCCGGCGACGAGGTGCTCGCGGTCACGCGTGCGGCCCGCGAGCGCGGCATCGAGCTGCGCCGCGCATGGGAGGACCGCCGCGCGCGGTGGCGGGAGCAGCACCCGGATGCGGCGCGTCGCCGTGACGCGCTCGCTGCCTCGGGCGCCGAGGCGTTGTCGCTCCTCGATGGCATCGCCACGCCAGCCGAAGGGGAGCGAATCGCCACGCGCAAGACGAACGGCGCTGTGATGCGCGGACTGCAGACGTGGGGCGGGCTCTGGGGTGGATCCGCTGACCTGTCGGAGTCGACCGCGGTCGCCGTGCCGGGATCGCCGGTTTCGAGGGAGAACCCGGCGGGAGACGTCATCGCATTCGGCGTGCGCGAACACGCCATGGCCGGGATCCTCTCCGGCATCGCGTTGCACGGGCTCTGGCGCCCCTACGGCTCGACGTACCTCGCGTTCAGCGACTATCAGCGCCCGGCGATCCGGTTGGCGGCGCTCATGAATCTGCCGGTGGTGTTGATCTACACCCACGACTCGGTGGCTGTGGGGGAGGACGGGCCGACCCACCAGCCGGTCGAGCAGATCGCGTCGCTGCGGACCGTCCCTGGGCTCACTGTGGTGCGCCCGGCCGACGCCGTCGAGGTCGTCGCGGCGTGGCGGGCGATCCTCGCGGATCCGGATGGGCCCGTCGCGCTCGTGCTCTCACGGCAGGATCTTCCCGTGCTGCCGGATCGCATCGATGCGGCGGCTGGTGTGCGGCAGGGCGGATACGTGGTCTGGCAGCACGGTGATGGACGGGACGTCGCTCTGCTGGCGACCGGCAGCGAGGTCGCGCTCGCGGTGGAGGCGGCGCGCGTGCTCGCCGCCGACGATGTCGACGTGCGAGTCGTGTCGATGCCGAGCGTGGAATGGTTCGCACGTGCCGGAGCGGACGTGCAGGAACGGGTGCTGCCGCCGCAGGTGCGCGCACGGGTCGCCGTCGAGGCAGGGCGTGGCGACGCCTGGTACCGATGGGTGGGTGCGTCCGGCCGGGTCGTGGGCGTTGAAGAGTTCGGCGAGTCCGGGCCTGGTCCCGAGGTGTTGACGCGCGCGGGCATCAGCGTCGACGCGGTCATCGCCGCCGCGCGAGAGCAGCTCGCCGCCGACTGA
- a CDS encoding PTS sugar transporter subunit IIB — protein MKIVAVCGMGIGTSVLLKMNTEKALRQMGADADADVEAADIGTARGAARTANLVLTSAELVDEIGAVPAQVIVIDNFTDVAEITEKLRPVIEN, from the coding sequence ATGAAGATCGTGGCCGTATGTGGAATGGGCATCGGAACCTCCGTGCTCCTCAAGATGAACACGGAGAAGGCGTTGCGCCAGATGGGCGCGGACGCCGACGCGGACGTCGAGGCAGCCGATATCGGCACGGCCCGCGGCGCAGCCCGCACCGCGAACCTCGTGCTGACGTCGGCCGAACTCGTCGATGAGATCGGCGCCGTGCCCGCGCAGGTCATCGTGATCGACAACTTCACAGACGTGGCCGAGATCACCGAGAAGCTGCGCCCCGTCATCGAGAACTAG